The following proteins come from a genomic window of Triticum aestivum cultivar Chinese Spring chromosome 6A, IWGSC CS RefSeq v2.1, whole genome shotgun sequence:
- the LOC123128878 gene encoding kelch-like protein 17 translates to MPPSHSSNKTGLLAARLTLRWAWPEFPMTNTPPTLRSVRPPAMDAAQRCPRPPIYRPRVLLATPLVGGGDEQRARRQVIEIAMGSLEGDVATSPSLSSTGSSGTGAGNDNHGGGEVRIYACFAHGASNSLECYEPGANTWRRVGGLPGVPHGHVLKGFAVVAVAESVYVIGGRLCRREAVPGGDYRDTDVGVRADVLRYDVRRGEWRCCAPLLVPRVDFACAPCRGRICVAGGLCSLSGARGTAAAEVYDPETGRWSPLPDMSTLRYKCVGVTWEGGFHVVGGFAESTTPAAAPGEAQSSALERSSAEVFNCARGVWEIIPGMWQLDVPPNQIVAVAGRLFSSGDCLNSWKGHVEVYDGELNIWSVMDHSALSDLALLASNLPPSAQQLYLTMAVVGTRLFFLAGYEIAGDDDESFRTVSLVHSYDTSAAPGLAPAWSSFQPKMDHDNNVEDGSKELFSQCCSVQLSS, encoded by the coding sequence ATGCCGCCGTCTCATTCCAGCAACAAGACAGGCCTTCTAGCAGCTCGGCTTACGCTACGTTGGGCATGGCCGGAGTTCCCAATGACCAACACTCCCCCTACGCTTCGATCCGTCCGCCCGCCCGCCATGGACGCGGCCCAGCGCTGCCCCCGGCCGCCTATATATAGGCCACGCGTCCTCCTTGCAACTCCCCTGGTTGGTGGCGGTGATGAGCAGCGAGCGCGTCGACAAGTGATTGAGATCGCCATGGGGTCCTTGGAAGGCGACGTGGCCACCTCGCCCTCGCTGTCCAGCACCGGCAGCAGCGGCACCGGCGCCGGCAACGACAACCATGGCGGCGGCGAGGTGAGGATATACGCCTGCTTCGCGCACGGCGCGTCCAACAGCCTCGAGTGCTACGAGCCGGGCGCCAACACGTGGCGCCGCGTCGGCGGCCTCCCGGGGGTGCCCCACGGCCACGTGCTCAAGGGcttcgccgtcgtcgccgtcgccgagtCCGTCTACGTCATCGGCGGCCGCCTCTGCCGCAGGGAGGCCGTGCCCGGCGGCGACTACCGCGACACCGACGTGGGCGTGCGCGCCGACGTGCTCCGCTACGACGTGCGCCGCGGGGAGTGGCGCTGCTGCGCGCCGCTGCTGGTCCCGCGCGTCGACTTCGCGTGCGCGCCGTGCCGCGGCAGGATCTGCGTCGCCGGCGGGCTCTGCTCGCTCTCCGGCGCGCGGGGCACGGCGGCCGCCGAGGTGTACGACCCGGAGACCGGCCGCTGGTCGCCGCTCCCGGACATGAGCACGCTGCGGTACAAGTGCGTGGGCGTGACGTGGGAGGGCGGGTTCCACGTGGTGGGCGGCTTCGCCGAGAGCACCACGCCGGCGGCCGCGCCCGGCGAGGCGCAGTCGTCGGCGCTGGAGCGGAGCTCCGCCGAGGTGTTCAACTGCGCTCGCGGCGTGTGGGAGATCATCCCGGGGATGTGGCAGCTGGACGTGCCGCCCAACCAGATCGTGGCGGTGGCCGGCCGGCTCTTCAGCTCCGGCGACTGCCTCAACAGCTGGAAGGGCCACGTGGAGGTCTACGACGGCGAGCTCAACATCTGGAGCGTCATGGACCACTCGGCGCTGTCGGACCTGGCGCTGCTCGCCAGCAACCTGCCGCCATCAGCGCAGCAGCTGTACCTCACCATGGCCGTGGTGGGCACGCGGCTCTTCTTCCTCGCCGGGTacgagatcgccggcgacgacgacgagagcTTCAGGACGGTCTCGCTGGTGCACAGCTACGACACCAGCGCCGCGCCGGGGCTGGCGCCGGCGTGGAGCAGCTTCCAGCCCAAGATGGACCATGACAACAACGTCGAGGACGGCAGCAAGGAGCTCTTCAGCCAGTGCTGCTCCGTGCAGCTCTCCAGCTGA
- the LOC123128877 gene encoding PAP-specific phosphatase HAL2-like, which yields MGGLRLSAWAAAPSPSPSSAAARGFPRSPPDWRGLERGSGRGRRSRCAPSSPPSASPALSLGAAGRLRVGADREWLWDCRGGGLGGGGGKKDYAKEMEAAVRVVQVACTLCQRVQDSLLLADPGSGSAGVHSKLDRSPVTVADWGVQATVSWLLSDCFGDESVSIVAEEDDKTLSSSDGTALLESVVSAVNGCLVEAPKYGLRSPEKDLGAHDVLQAIRKCSSTGGPKGRFWVLDPVDGTLGFVRGDQYAIALALIEDGEVVLGVLGCPNYPMKKEWLNYHQRYYRLMSKVAPPTSGSWNKGCVMYAHKGCGQAWMQPLVHDFGMLSWHNSREVQVSSVSDPVSATFCEPVEKANSSHSFTAGLAHSVGLRNQPLRVYSMVKYAAIARGDAEIFMKFARAGYKEKIWDHAAGVVIIQEAGGVVTDAGGCPLDFSRGVYLEGLDRGIIACSGALLHQRILQAVDASWNSSTL from the exons ATGGGCGGCCTCCGCCTCTCCGCCTGGGCCGCcgcgccctccccctccccctcctccgccgccgcgcgggGCTTCCCGCGGTCCCCGCCGGACTGGCGCGGGCTGGAGCGCGGGAGTGGGCGCGGGCGCCGCAGCCGCTgcgccccgtcgtccccgccctCGGCGTCGCCGGCGCTGTCCCTGGGCGCGGCCGGCCGGCTCCGGGTCGGGGCGGACCGCGAGTGGCTGTGGGACTGCCGTGGCGGCGGCCTCGGGGGAGGAGGGGGGAAGAAGGACTACGCCAAGGAGATGGAGGCGGCGGTGCGCGTCGTCCAGGTGGCCTGCACGCTGTGCCAGCGGGTGCAGGACTCGCTGCTCCTTGCGGACCCAGGCTCCGGCTCTGCCGGCGTCCACTCCAAGCTCGACCGCTCTCCGGTCACCGTCGCCG ATTGGGGCGTGCAAGCGACAGTCAGCTGGCTACTCTCAGATTGCTTTGGTGATGAAAGTGTGTCGATCGTAGCAGAGGAAGATGATAAGACACTGTCTAGTAGCGACGGCACGGCTTTGCTTGAGTCTGTTGTCTCTGCAGTCAATGGTTGCCTGGTTGAAGCTCCAAAGTATGGGCTGAGATCCCCGGAGAAAGACCTCGGGGCTCACGATGTTCTTCAAGCTATACGGAAGTGCAGCTCTACCGGGGGTCCAAAAGGAAGATTTTGGGTGCTTGATCCTGTGGATGGCACACTTGGTTTTGTGCGTGGGGACCAATACGCCATTGCCCTCGCCTTAATTGAAGACGGGGAAGTTGTGCTTGGTGTTCTCGGGTGCCCAAATTATCCAATGAAGAAGGAATGGCTCAACTACCACCAACGATACTACAGGTTGATGTCTAAGGTTGCTCCCCCTACATCAGGATCGTGGAACAAGGGTTGCGTGATGTATGCTCACAAAGGATGTGGCCAGGCTTGGATGCAGCCATTGGTTCATGACTTCGGTATGCTTAGTTGGCATAACTCAAGGGAGGTTCAAGTATCATCCGTCAGTGATCCAGTTTCAGCAACATTCTGTGAACCTGTTGAGAAAGCCAACTCGAGCCATTCCTTCACTGCAGGACTTGCCCATAGTGTAGGCTTAAG AAACCAGCCTCTGCGTGTGTACAGCATGGTGAAATATGCTGCAATAGCACGAGGTGATGCTGAAATCTTCATGAAATTCGCTAGAGCTGGATACAAGGAGAAGATATGGGATCACGCCGCAGGGGTGGTCATCATTCAAGAGGCTGGTGGAGTGGTAACAGATGCCGGAGGTTGCCCGTTGGACTTTTCCAGGGGTGTTTACTTGGAGGGTTTGGACAGAGGCATAATAGCTTGTTCCGGAGCGTTGCTTCATCAGAGAATTTTGCAAGCTGTTGATGCAAGTTGGAACTCATCAACGTTGTAA
- the LOC123128880 gene encoding quinone oxidoreductase PIG3: MRVVAIASPGGPEALQVREVDDLPAPGEGEVLVAVAAAGVNRADTVQRQGRYPPPPGASPYPGLECSGTILALGANVPPRWAVGDQVCALLTGGGYAEKVVVPAGQLLPVPEGVSLADAAGLPEVACTVWSTVFMTSHLSPGESFLIHGGSSGIGTFAIQIAKHLGVKVFVTAGSEEKLAACKDLGADVCINYKTEDFVARIKEETDGKGVDVILDNIGASYLQRNLNSLAVDGRLFIIGFMGGVTTEVNLQAMLARRLTIQAAGLRNRSLANKAQIVSEVEKNVWPAVVSGKVKPVIYKTFPLSEAAESHKLMETSSHIGKILLIP; this comes from the exons ATGAGGGTGGTGGCGATCGCGAGCCCCGGCGGGCCGGAGGCGCTGCAGGTGCGCGAGGTGGACGACCTCCCGGCGCCGGGGGAGGGCGAGGTGCTCGTCGCGGTGGCCGCCGCCGGCGTCAACCGCGCCGATACGGTCCAGCGGCAGGGCCGGTACCCGCCGCCGCCGGGCGCCTCCCCCTACCCGGGGCTCGAGTGCTCCGGCACCATCCTCGCGCTTGGGGCCAACGTCCCCCCGCGCTGGGCCGTCGGCGACCAG GTGTGCGCTCTGCTTACCGGCGGCGGGTACGCGGAGAAGGTGGTGGTGCCGGCGGGGCAGCTGCTCCCGGTGCCGGAGGGGGTGTCGCTGGCCGACGCCGCCGGCTTGCCCGAGGTGGCCTGCACCGTCTGGTCCACCGTCTTCATGACCAGCCATCTCTCCCCCGGCGAATCCTTCCTT ATCCATGGTGGATCGAGTGGAATCGGTACATTCGCTATACAGATTGCGAAGCACCTTGGTGTTAAGGTTTTTGTTACTGCAG GAAGCGAAGAAAAACTAGCTGCCTGCAAAGATTTGGGAGCTGATGTATGTATAAACTACAAAACCGAAGATTTTGTAGCACGCATAAAAGAAGAAACCGATGGAAAGG GTGTTGATGTCATTCTGGACAATATCGGTGCATCTTATCTCCAGCGCAATCTGAACAGCTTAGCTGTTGATGGTAGACTTTTCATCATCGGTTTCATGGGAGGTGTTACAACTGAAGTGAACCTGCAGGCTATGCTTGCCCGAAGATTGACCATACAAG CTGCTGGACTGCGGAACAGAAGCCTCGCTAACAAAGCCCAGATCGTGAGCGAGGTGGAGAAGAATGTGTGGCCTGCCGTCGTGTCGGGCAAGGTGAAGCCGGTGATTTACAAGACATTCCCGCTATCTGAAGCAGCTGAATCTCACAAGCTGATGGAGACGAGCTCCCACATTGGCAAGATACTGTTGATTCCATGA
- the LOC123128876 gene encoding acyltransferase-like protein At1g54570, chloroplastic, translated as MATLSLSLVHSQALPLWRQGLRQRRLHGSFSCQSRHAHAAGRVQASYRGLEPLYDDGYGTVNDMGHYYKAIGELVEHDGRPPRWLCPVDAGEPAVEDAPVMLYLPGIDGMGMGLCMHHKDLGTIFELRCMHIPLRDRTPFEELVTMVEDVVRAEHSASPTKPIYILGNSFGGCIALAVAARNPGTDLVLVLVSPATSFERSRIKTLLSVFSPLSDRVCIAAAALLNYNIHNEVNMALSIMKSGRHPLEALSRLTSNMSSSLKHSKMLDKLPKDTLKWKIKLIKQAASYANSHIESVTAEVLLLASCADRLLPSKSEANRLQKKLPKCRVFFFEKHGHSLLLVSFFKQTLSPLLNLQLLWTYDDIRSVPFGGKLLRAYSNHLKLRDTQEVIFPGAVPKIPGRFYYRFGKPIPTRGRQDVLTDRRAATELYFDVKSEVEEIIAYLLEKREEDRYRSILPRLLYRAVRGSKTEVPAFNP; from the exons ATGGCGACTCTTTCTCTCTCCCTGGTACACTCCCAGGCCCTCCCCCTATGGCGACAAGGGCTGCGGCAGCGACGGTTGCATGGCTCGTTCAGCTGCCAGTCCAGACACGCACACGCTGCCGGGAGAGTGCAGGCGAGCTACAGGGGTCTTGAGCCGCTGTACGATGATGGGTACGGGACGGTCAATGACATGGGCCACTATTATAAGGCGATCGGGGAGCTGGTGGAGCACGACGGCCGGCCGCCCCGCTGGCTTTGCCCCGTCGACGCCGGCGAACCGGCGGTCGAGGATGCCCCAGTCATGCTGTATCTGCCAG GGATAGATGGAATGGGGATGGGGCTCTGCATGCACCACAAGGATCTTGGAAC GATATTTGAACTTAGATGCATGCACATTCCTCTTCGCGACCGCACGCCGTTCGAAG AACTTGTCACAATGGTAGAAGATGTTGTGAGAGCAGAGCATTCTGCTTCTCCTACTAAGCCCATCTACATATTGGGGAATTCATTTGGAGGATGCATAGCTCTTGCAGTCGCCGCTCGTAATCCTGGCACTGATTTGGTACTGGTACTAGTTAGTCCAG CTACATCATTTGAGAGATCACGCATAAAAACACTTCTGTCGGTTTTCAGCCCGTTGTCGGACCGCGTCTGTATTGCAGCTGCAGCTCTACTGAATTACAACATCC ACAATGAGGTGAACATGGCACTGAGTATAATGAAAAGTGGGAGGCATCCTTTAGAAGCACTCAGCAGATTGACAAGTAACATGTCATCTTCCCTGAAGCATTCG AAAATGCTGGACAAACTACCAAAGGACACACTAAAATGGAAGATTAAACTGATCAAACAGGCTGCATCATACGCTAATAGCCATATAGAATCAGTTACAGCCGAGGTGCTACTGCTAGCCAG CTGCGCCGACAGGTTACTTCCGAGCAAATCTGAAGCTAACAGGCTACAGAAGAAGTTACCCAAATGCAGAGTCTTCTTCTTTGAGAAGCATGGCCATAGCTTGCTGCTGGTGAGTTTTTTTAAGCAGACTTTATCACCCCTTCTGAATCTGCAGTTGCTCTGGACATACGACGATATCAGGAGCGTGCCCTTCGGCGGGAAGCTGCTGCGGGCCTACAGCAACCATCTGAAGCTAAG GGACACTCAGGAGGTGATCTTCCCCGGCGCAGTTCCGAAGATTCCCGGCCGGTTCTACTACCGGTTCGGGAAGCCGATCCCGACGAGGGGGCGGCAGGACGTGCTCACCGACCGGCGGGCCGCGACCGAGCTCTACTTCGATGTTAAAtcggaggtggaggaaatcatcgccTACCTGCTGGAGAAGAGGGAGGAGGACAGGTACAGGAGCATCCTGCCCAGGCTCCTCTACCGAGCTGTGAGGGGGTCCAAAACTGAAGTCCCAGCCTTCAACCCTTAA
- the LOC123128875 gene encoding protein ACTIVITY OF BC1 COMPLEX KINASE 3, chloroplastic, whose translation MSPLVRPAVLPVCAAASGGGGGNSDKWAPRQQRSWWGRSKQSLPHQPGGSGGRGGGGGGGALDQMLGVLRRDSEFLQAAAGAPLRDALWLRFLEKKQQQRKRPRPKPAEQQQQEAAAPPHPQAPAFPAYPPGLSCVELVMADLQALKVYADSSKQEFVLRFLGSKQQPPQSQQQSTELKPVFKKQPKPKGPKPNGQQKEQQQQQQQALQPPAFPPNPHPPGLSCMELMMADVDALNLYVNYFLAILSTPLPQHYDPDLLAQYFVSRPHILVFRTVQILFAFLVGAVKVQMFKKASLTTDATHSTSVSNEGFDASQYMVGQLLKDTFLDLGPTFIKVGQSLSTRPDILGSEISEALAELHERVPPFPREDAMKIIEGEFERPVSQVFSYISDEPVASASFGQVYQGRTFDGALVAIKVQRPNLLPSVLRDIYILRLGLSFVRKVAKRRSNISLYADELGRGFVDELDYNIEADNATKFLDTHSNYSFVMVPKVLKQLTRKRVLTMEWVAGENPRELLSLAKGISGSIAELSEKQKLDAKARLLDLVNKGVEASLVQLLETGLLHADPHPGNLRYTPDGRVGFLDFGLLCEMEKKHSRAMLSSIVHIVNGDWASLVYDLIEMDVVPPRTNLRRVTMDLEDTLGEVTFEGGIPDIKFSRVLGKIWSIALKYHFRMPPYFTLVLRSIASLEGLAIAQDGTFKTFQAAYPYVVRKLLSDNSLDTRKVLHEVIFNRRKEFQWHKIAVFLKLASARGNFRQNTGALPERKGLDVSNLAEISDASSLDRATPERAMHTANLCLRLLLSRDSIVIRRLIMTANHKSLARDLISKDAAIFRALLSRALADVVCQWMVKAAGLKRSRDRMGDDLGMSLSKEAPISPVVSSLQEVVRDRRLKVIFSKFVKDLMEVPMLMVRVGWSALVVSAVSAAIGAHRFAVLLSEEYLPTVWTPAPPPPQLAWS comes from the exons ATGTCGCCGCTGGTGCGGCCCGCCGTGCTGCCCGTGTGCgccgcggcgagcggcggcggagggGGCAACAGCGACAAGTGGGCGCCGCGGCAGCAGCGGTCGTGGTGGGGGAGGAGCAAGCAGAGCCTGCCGCACCAGCCAGGCGGTAGCGGGGGGCGGGGaggaggcgggggcggcggggccCTGGACCAGATGCTCGGCGTCCTCCGCCGCGACAGCGAATTCCTCCAGGCCGCTGCCGGCGCCCCGCTACGCGACGCCCTCTGGCTCCGCTTCCtcgagaagaagcagcagcagcggaAGCGGCCGAGACCTAAGCctgcggagcagcagcagcaggaggcggcggcgccaCCACATCCCCAAGCCCCGGCGTTCCCCGCCTACCCTCCAG GGTTGTCTTGCGTGGAGCTGGTGATGGCCGATCTGCAAGCCCTCAAGGTGTACGCCGATTCCTCCAAGCAGGAATTTGTGCTCCGGTTCCTCGGAAGCAAGCAGCAACCCCCTCAATCCCAGCAGCAATCTACTGAGCTCAAACCAGTTTTCAAGAAACAACCTAAACCCAAAGGTCCCAAACCCAATGGACAGCagaaagagcagcagcagcagcagcagcaggcgctTCAGCCCCCGGCCTTCCCTCCTAATCCCCACCCACCAG GTCTGTCTTGTATGGAGCTGATGATGGCTGACGTCGATGCCCTCAACTTGTATGTCAACTACTTCTTGGCCATTCTCAGCACTCCTCTGCCCCAGCATTACGATCCCGATCTGCTCGCGCAGTACTTCGTCTCACGGCCTCATATCCTTGTATTTCGCACGGTTCAA ATACTATTCGCATTCCTCGTGGGTGCGGTAAAGGTGCAAATGTTTAAAAAGGCCAGTCTGACCACAGATGCTACCCACAGCACTAGTGTCAGCAACGAAGGTTTTGATGCTTCACAATACATGGTTGGACAGCTTCTCAAGGATACATTTCTTGACCTTGGACCTACTTTCATTAAAG TTGGACAATCCCTCTCAACAAGACCTGATATCTTAGGCTCGGAGATTTCTGAG GCACTTGCCGAGTTGCATGAGAGAGTTCCTCCTTTCCCAAGAGAGGATGCAATGAAGATCATTGAGGGAGAATTTGAGCGACCTGTTTCGCAGGTTTTCAGTTACATTTCTGATGAGCCTGTTGCATCAGCTTCCTTTGGACAG GTTTATCAGGGGCGTACATTTGATGGTGCTCTTGTGGCCATAAAGGTTCAGCGACCGAACCTTCTTCCTTCTGTATTGAGGGACATCTATATACTACGCCTTGGG CTTTCTTTTGTGAGGAAAGTTGCAAAGCGAAGAAGTAACATTTCCCTCTATGCTGATGAGTTGGGTAGAGGATTTGTTGATGAGTTGGACTACAATATTGAAGCTGATAATGCTACTAAATTCCTG GACACTCACTCCAACTATTCATTTGTCATGGTTCCGAAGGTTCTCAAACAACTTACTAGGAAGAGGGTTTTGACTATGGAGTGGGTGGCTGGTGAAAACCCCAGGGAATTGCTTTCTCTGGCTAAAGGAATTTCTGGTAGCATTGCTGAGTTGTCAGAGAAGCAGAAGTTGGATGCAAAAGCCCGCCTTCTTGACCTG GTCAATAAAGGTGTCGAGGCATCATTAGTGCAGCTCCTTGAAACCGGCTTGCTGCATGCTGATCCTCATCCTGGGAATTTGCGTTATACACCTGATGGTCGTGTTGG GTTTCTTGATTTTGGGTTGCTTTGCGAGATGGAGAAGAAACATAGCCGAGCTATGCTTTCGAGCATTGTGCACATAGTAAATGGAGATTGGGCTTCCCTTGTTTACGATCTGATTGAAATGGATGTTGTTCCACCAAGAACTAATCTACGGCGAGTGACCATG GACTTAGAGGATACATTGGGTGAGGTAACCTTTGAAGGTGGAATTCCAGACATCAAGTTTAGCAGG GTACTTGGAAAAATTTGGTCCATAGCACTTAAATATCACTTTCGTATGCCACCATATTTTACGCTGGTCCTGCGGTCAATTGCCTCTTTGGAAG GACTTGCCATAGCACAAGATGGAACTTTTAAAACATTTCAGGCAGCATATCCGTATGTTGTTAGGAAGCTTCTGTCTGATAACTCACTTGATACTAGGAAGGTCCTGCATGAG GTGATTTTCAACAGAAGGAAAGAGTTCCAGTGGCACAAGATTGCAGTGTTTCTAAAGCTAGCATCAGCAAG GGGTAACTTCAGGCAAAACACTGGCGCTCTGCCCGAGAGAAAGGGTCTGGATGTCTCAAACCTTGCAGAGATCAGTGACGCGTCTTCCCTCGACCGCGCCACACCAGAAAGGGCGATGCATACTGCAAACCTTTGTCTGAGGCTCTTACTATCAAGGGATAGCATTGTGATAAGGAGACTTATAATGACAGCA AACCACAAGTCTCTTGCCCGGGACCTGATCTCCAAAGACGCGGCGATATTCCGGGCCCTCCTGAGCCGGGCTCTCGCCGACGTCGTCTGCCAGTGGATGGTCAAGGCGGCCGGACTGAAACGGTCCAGGGACCGCATGGGTGACGACCTGGGCATGTCCCTGTCCAAAGAAGCACCGATTTCACCTGTGGTGTCGTCGTTACAGGAGGTCGTGAGGGACCGAAGGCTGAAGGTCATATTCTCAAAGTTTGTCAAGGATCTAATGGAGGTGCCAATGCTGATGGTCAGGGTGGGCTGGAGCGCGCTCGTCGTCTcggccgtgtccgccgccatcgGCGCGCACCGCTTCGCCGTCCTCCTCTCGGAGGAGTATCTGCCGACGGTGTGGACgcctgcgcctccgccgccgcagTTAGCTTGGAGCTAA